The stretch of DNA TGAATGATTTCTAAACCAGGGTTTTTCAAATTTAATAATACTAGCTTAAATTTTTAATCGGAGCAAAGGAAGTTTAGCTAGTGAATCAACCAGATCTTGGCGAACAAGCAATTAGTAAAGCAGCAGAAATTGGCTTATCTAGTCAACTTGATGAAGCAGAAAACTTAGAAGTAGATCTTCGTACTAATCCTCTAGATTTAATGCAAGGAAAACTTCAATCAGTTGAGGTTGAAGGAGAAGGATTAGTGATGAAAAAAGATTTGCGAGCCGAAGAATTGAAGATTCAAACTAATGAAATCGGAATTAATACGGTTAAAGCTGCTTTTGGCAATATTGAATTAACTCGTCCGACAGATGCTAAGGCTCAAATTGTCTTAAATGAAGCAGATATTGAACGAGCTTTTAATTCTGAATATGTCAAACAAAAACTGCAAAATTTGCAAATAAAAAGTGAAGATCATTCGTTAACAGCTAACATTAATCAAGTTAAATTTGTTCTTCCTGAAGCTAGAAAAGTTAGTTTGGAAGCAAATTTAGAGATTGCAGAAACGGAAACTACTGAAAAAATTGCTTTTAGTGCCGTACCGCGTGTCAGTGCCGATGGTTATAGCGTTGCTTTGGAAGAAATTCAATATCCTAAAGATCAAAACTATGCCTCGGAACTAACATCTGCTTTACTTGATAGTGTTAGTGAAATCTTAGATTTACGAAATTTCGATCTCAAAGAAATATCTCTAAACTTGAATAAGCTTGAAGTACAACCTGGCAAAATGATTTTGGTAGCTGATGCCAGAATTGAAAATTTTCCTGACGGAAATTAAATCAAGCCTGAAAATGTTTGCTATAGATAAATTTACTTTGGCAACTACAAAAACTCAAATTTGAGATTAAACTTCGTCTACTTTGAAGATGGAAAAAACTGAAATAAATTTACTAGATTCCATCGTTTTATCAAAACCTTGAGTTTTTCTAAACATCTTTTTTAAGGAACAAAATTTAAACAATTTTTAACTTTGAACCTTAAAACTTTATTATTCATTCTGGACGAAGCTTAATCCCTTTGCTCAACAATCTAAATTTGTTTCTCTTGTCTAGCAAACTTTTTTAACTCTCTAAGTCATGAATAATTCAACCTTACCCGAAACATTAAACACTATCTTTGAAGAACAAAAAGATTTAGACTCAACTTTAGCAGCTTTAATGGCTACCACGGTCAAGTTATTAGACTGCGATCGCTCTTTTCTTTATGTTCGCGATCCTGATACTCGTTTGGGTAAGGCAGCTTATTGTTACTGTCGCGATGCTACTATTCCCGATGTGACAAATGAGCAGTGGCAGTCGGAATCTCCCGATTTAGAAAAAGAAGATCCCATGTTTGCTGCTGCTTTGCGTTGTCAACCAACTATTTTTGTTGAAGATATCGAAACTGCTTTACCTGAAGTAGTTAATCGGGAATTTGAGCGAAAAAATTTTGGACATCGAGCTTTAATTCATGCTCATTTGTGTTGTAACGGTAAGCTTTGGGGGATTTTGCAACCCTGTATCTTTTCTCAACCTCGCATCTGGACTGAATCCGATCAAAAACTAATTACAGCGATCGCACATCGAACCACACCTTTAGTGATCGAATACGTACAAAGAAACCTTATTTTAATCAAAGGAGATTGAAATATACAATGATTGTCAATTTACAATCCGATGGTTGGGAAATTATTTATCATCGCGCTCATGCTTTACTCGCTGCTCAAATAGCTGGAGCTTGGCATCTAGAAGATGCTGTCCCTGGTATCATCGACACCATTGCAGCTATTTCTCACCATGATGATCTTGAAAAGGAATGGGAAGAAAATCTATTGACACCCGCAGGTGCGCCAATGGACTTTACCCTAGAGCAACAAACCCCGATTCCAAAACTGCGTAAACATATCGAAGATTCTCTTTATCGCGGACGTTGGGTAGCACTTCTCAACTCTATGCATTTATGTTTTATTAATAGTCAAAACGATTCTCCAGAAGTTAAAAAATTTATTAAAGAACAACAAGATTTACAAGCACAATGGCGCAAAGAACTAGGAGTTAAAAAAGAAGAAGCTGAATCTGCGTATCGCTTTATGCAATGGTGCGATCGCTTGTCTTTAATTCTTTGTCAAAATCAATTACCTGAAAATGAAAGATCTTTAGAAATAGATGTCGGCCCTAATAAAAAACAATACGATGTCATGCAATTTAATAACGGTTTAGTAACTGTAAATCCTTGGCCTTTTAATCAAGATAAATTTACTGTCAAAGTCGAAGTTTCTCACCTTTCACAAATAAAATTTGATAGTAATGCTGATTTAAAAAAAGCTTTAAAAACAGCACCAAGAAATTATCGTCAATGGACTTTTATTAAACAAAATAAATAATGTAGGCAACAGACAACAGTAAAACTGTACCTCATAAGTAGTTGTGCAAGATTAATTAGATAGTAACAGTAGAGACAATTCATGAATTGTCCCTACTAAAACAACCACCACCGCCAGGAGTTTCAATTACAAAAGTATCTCCTGGTTGCATTTTTACTGTAGCAGTACTTGCTAATTTTTCAATAGTTCCATCTTGACGTTCCACATAATTTTTTCCTACCTTTCCTGCTTCTCCGCCAGCCAAACCAAAAGAAGGAATTACTCGACGACTAGACAAAATTGCTGCACTCATAGGTTCAAGAAAACGAATCTTTCTAACCACACCATTACCACCACAATATTGACCTTTTCCACCACTTTCAGAACGAATACTAAAACTTTCTAAAACAACAGGAAAACGCAATTCTAATACTTCTGGATCGCTCAAACGAGAATTAGTCATGTGTGTGTGAACTGCATCTGTACCATTAAAGTTTTTTCCCGCACCAGAACCACCACAAATTGTTTCGTAATACTGATATTTTTCATTACCAAAGGTAAAGTTATTCATTGTACCTTGTGAAGCTGCCATTACTCCTAAAGCACCATACAAACAGTCAGTAATATTTTGCGAAGTTTCTACATTTCCTGCTACTACTGCTGCTGGATAGCAAGGATTTAACATACAACCTTCAGGAATAATTATTTTTAAAGGTTTGAGACAACCAGCATTAAGAGGAATATTATCTTGGACTAAAGTCCTAAAAACGTATAATACTGCTGCTTTGCAAACTGCCGAAGGAGCATTAAAATTATTCTCAAGTTGGGGAGATGTTCCCGTAAAATCTATAGTTACACTTCGTTCTTCTCGGTTAATATTAATCGTAACTGTGATTTGACTTCCATTATCTAAATGAACAGTAAAATTACCATCATGAAGAACATTAATTACCTTTCTAACTGATTCTTCAGCATTATCCTGCACAAATTGCATATAAGTTTGAACAGTTTCTAAGCTATAATGTTCGATCATTTTATGTAATTCTTGAACACCTTTTTCATTGGCTGCAATTTGTGCCTGTAAATCTGCAATATTTTGTACGGAATTACGCACAGGATATTCATGATTAGTAAGCAAATTGAGTAATTCTTGTTCTTGAAATTTTCCTTCTTTTACTATTTGAAAATTATCAATTAAAATTCCTTCTTCAGTAATATTTTTACTATCAGAAGGCATTGAACCAGGAGTAATTCCGCCAATATCGGCATGATGTCCCCGTGAAGCGACGTAGAATATAGGAAGAAGAGAAGAAGAAAAAACAGGAGTAATTACGGTAATATCTGGTAAATGTGTTCCACCGTTATAAGGATTATTTTGGACATAAACATCACCTGGTTGCAAATTTTGTCCTGATTCAATCAGACTACGAACGCTTTCACTCATCGAACCTAAATGAACAGGAATATGAGGTGCATTAGCTACTAATTGTCCTTCACCATCAAAAATAGCACAAGAAAAGTCTAAACGTTCTTTAATATTGACAGAATAGCTTGTATTTTGTAGCGTTGTTCCCATTTGTTCGGCTATAGAACGAAATAGGTTATTAAATATTTCTAGTTTAACGGGATCTGGTTGAGATAACTTTAAGTTCATGTTCATTAATTTTTTATTTAATGATCTAAAACATTAATTGGTTGCGATCTTGTTCACAGCAATTTTTTCGGAAAATAGTGACACTAAATTCATGAAGAATATGAATAAGCCACAACGAAAAACCAATAAATGAAAACTTCATTATTCACTATTTTATTACTAACTTTAACTAATAATATTTCCGCAGTTGCACTACCAACCAGAAGCCAAGCTAGTCAATGGCACAATTTTTGTGAAAAGCAAGAAACAATTTTAGACCGAGCAGTTTGTATCCACGTTCTTAAAAAACATATTGAAGGTGACTATGTTTATTTTATTAATGATTGGACCGAGTTGAAGACTAGAGATTTTAGCATCTATTCAGAAGGCGATTTAAAGAGAATACATCAACAAGATCGTAATTTAGTTCAAGTGTATATTTTACGATTACCCACTAAATAAACTAAAAAGAATAATCAAATACATCAAAAGAAAAGGAAGCTCTAAGTATATTACGAAATATGTACTCGATACAATTAAAACTCAAATCTTCAAGTAACAATTTAGCTCAATTAAACAGTCAAAAAAATACTCTTTATAACTCTAATAATGCTTCAAGCATTAATACTTATAATACTCTGGTCAATAAATATAACGAGATTGTACAAGAAAGCAATAAACTATCAAATCAATATAATCAGTTAAAAGATTCATATAATAATCTTGTTCATCAAATTTCTCCCTCTACAAATGTTACATTTATAAATTGTATCAATAGCGAGTTGCTAGCATTAGAAACAGCTACAATGAATCAAAATCTTGATTTTTTGAATAGAAATCTAGAAAACTTAAAATACTAATATCGTACGCTTTTTACAAAGTAGATCGCATCTAAAAGTTTCTGTCCAATGGCAACAGTTTTTGAAATAACACATTGGATGATTGCTAATCATCCGAAAAAAAAATCTAAAATCCACTTTAGTTGTCCTCTTGGTTTGAAGAAAGTTGAGGACAATTACTAGTAATCAATTAACCTTATGTGCAATTTTTGTAATAATGTCATTCTGAGCGTAACCAAGTGAAGCGAAGAATCTTGCGAGATGCTTCACGAAGTTTACCCTTTAACAACGTGAAAGGCTATTGCTACGTTCACCATGACAAGAAAGTTGTACATGGCGTAAATTATTAAATTTCGTTTAAATCCCTTGACGAGATACAAGCTTTTCAATTTGAGCTTGAGTTTCTTGAAGTAGCTGTTGTCTGCTGTCGCATACTTCAGTTAGAGGCGGAATGAGATTGCGTGCTTGCAGTGCCATGTGAAGTTGTAGTTGAGCAACATACTCGCTAATGTCTTCGCGGAATAAAAGCTGGTTATTCTCACTAGCCTGGGATTTCAAGGTTGTACTCCTTCTCTTGATAGAACTACTGCGATCAAAGCTATCATAAACTGGTTGATTTTTTTCTACGCTCTGCACGACTCTCAATATTTTGCAATATATTTTGTTAACAAAATTTAAATTTTTAGCGTTGGTTTTTTGCCCTTGGTCTAACGCTAGTATCAATAATGTAGTAATTTGTCCAATCGACACGCTATTAACTATTAAGTACTGACCAAATCATCTATGGTTAAAGTTTCTGTTCAACAAGAAGAAAATCGAGTTCAAACTTCCTTAAAAACGATCGCTTTTGATGTTAACGGCATGAAGTGTGCTGGTTGTGTTAAAGCAGTAGAACGCCAACTACAACAACATCAAGGAGTAATCTCTGCCTGCGTTAATCTGATTACGGAAGTGGCAGTGGTTGAATATGAAGCAGAAACGATTAAACCAGAAAAACTTGCTCAAAAATTGACTCAGACGGGCTTTCCCACTCAATTAAGAACTCAAACAGAAAGTGTTACCGAAGTTGTTGACAAAACAGCTATCAAAAGAAAACAACAGCAACAGCAGCAATTTTGGCAGTTAATTACCGCAGCAACTTTATTATTTTTCTCTACAATTGGTCATTTTCATCATCTGGGATTACCTGCCATACCATTACTAAGTAATATTTGGTTTCATTTTGGTTTAGCTACATTAGCTTTATTAATTCCTGGGCGTTCTTTGTTGATTGATGGTTGGCGCAGTTTGTGGCATAAGATGCCAAATATGAATACTTTAGTTGGATTGGGGACAGTAAGTGCTTATGTAGCTAGTTGCATTGCTTTATTTTTGCCTCAGTTGGGTTGGGAATGTTTTTTTGATGAACCAGTCATGTTACTGGGTTTTATTTTTTTAGGGCGTACTTTAGAAGCGAGAGCAAAACATCGTGCTTCAAGCGCGCTAGAAAGTTTGATTGCCTTACAACCAAGGATCGCTCGTTTAATTGGCAAACAAGATTCAGGAACAATGGGAATAGAAATTCCTGTCGAACAAGTTAAGTTAGGAGAGTGGTTAAAAGTATTACCTGGAGAAAAAATACCCGTTGATGGCAAGATAATCGCAGGAACAACCACTGTAGATGAATCGATGTTAACCGGTGAGGCTATTCCTTTAGTTAAACAACCAGGAGAACCAGTTTATGGAGCTACAATTAATCAAACCGACGTAATTACGCTGCAGGTAACCCGTACTGGTAAAGCAACTACTTTAGCCCAAATTATTAAATTAGTAGAACAAGCTCAAACTCGTAAAGCACCAGTACAAAAATTGGCAGATACAGTAGCAGGATATTTTGCCTATGGAGTAATTACAGTAGCTAGTTTGACTTTTCTGTTTTGGTATTTAATTGGGACTCAACTTTATCCAGAGGTTTTAGTTACTACTAGTCATACCTTGGGACATCATATGGTAATGACGACTTCGCCTTTGTTATTAAGTTTAAAACTAGCGATCGCAGTTTTAGTGATTGCTTGTCCCTGTGCTTTGGGTTTGGCGACTCCTACAGCCATTTTGGTCGGTACTAGTTTGGGTGCTGAACGAGGTATCTTGATTAAGGGAGGAGATGTTTTAGAAAAGGTTCACCAGTTAAATACCATCGTGTTTGATAAAACTGGTACTTTAACTCAAGGTTGTCTGCAAGTTACTGATTGTCTTACTTTTGGAGATTTGAGTTCAGAAGCTCTGTTACAATTAGCTGCTAGTGTAGAGAGTGCCAGTAATCATCCTCTGGCGACAGCAATCCTTGCCTTTGCTCACCAACAAGAATTATCTTTATTAAAACCCACCGATATTATCAATCAACCTGGTTTAGGAATCTCAGCCATAGTAGCAGGAACTAGAGTTTATCTGGGTAATGACGATTGGTTGAGTAAAAATGGCATTGAAATTAGTTATGAAGTAGCTACTGAAGTTGAAAAGTTATTTACTCAGGGAAAAACAGTAGTTTATTTGGCTAAAGAAGCTCAATTACTGGGATTACTGGCTTTAAAAGATAGTTTACGCCCCTTAGCTAAACAAACTATCGCCAATCTCCACAAATTAGGACTAGAAATCATCATGCTCACTGGCGATCGCCAAGAAGTTGCTCAAAAAATTGCTACTCAATTGGGAATCGAGCGAGTAATCGCCCAAGTCAAACCGAACGAAAAGGCTGCCGTAATTAAATCTCTTCAATCAGAAAAGCCCAATCAAATCATAGCAATGGTAGGGGATGGTATTAATGATGCACCCGCTTTAGCTCAAGCAGATTTAGGCATTACCTTGCAGGGTAGTACGGATGTAGCCCTACAAGCTGCCGATCTAGTTTTAATGTCAGGAAATCTTTGGGATTTAGTTGAAGCGATCGCACTAAGTCGTTCAACAGTTAACAAAATTAAGCAAAACCTAATCTGGGCTTTGGCATATAATGTTTTTGCTATCCCTGTAGCTGCGGGACTGTTGTTACCTAGTTTTGGTTTAATGCTTAGTCCAGTAGTTGCTGCGATCGCAATGGCATCGAGTTCTTTATTGGTAGTCAGTAATTCATTACTTTTAAGAAATTCTCATTCGCGTCAAAACTCCTTACTTGGTTAAGCTACCAGTTACCAGTAAAATTTATATGCCAAAATTAAACAATGAGTAGCATAATTGATTCAGTAAGTATATTTAATAAAATATTAAAAAAAACAGTAAACCACTTTTAAAATAAGGATTTGGCATTTGTAACTTGCTAATGAATGCAAAACCGGTAAAACACCGCGAAGACCATGTTTTGATTATCATCGACGGCAAAGGGCAAAAAGAGATTATTCTCATAGATCAAGCTTATTCTTTAGGAAGAGGGCAACAATGTGATATCCGAATTAACTCTCAATTTGTCTCTCGTCACCATGCCACTTTAATTAAGCGTATTCGAGATGATGGCAGTGACTATTACCGTATTATTGACGGAGACTCGACTGGCAAAGTGAGCGTTAACGGTTTGTTGGTTAACGGTCGGAAAGTGTTATTTCATGACTTAAAAGACGGAGATAAAGTAATTTTTGGACCTCAAGTCTCGGCAGTATACCAACATCGCCAGTACGACGTTTTTCCGACTATTCCACCCGATGATCCTTTTGATATTACTCTGATCGACCCAGCCATGATTGACGGTGAAGAAGAAGATTAACAAAAAATTGCTTCAATGATGCAAAATTATTAATATTTGATTAATTTTCCCTAAAAACAGGGCTGGTTAATCATTAATAATTTAGATTTATATTAGACTGAAACAACTATCAGACACCTTTTTACTTTTAAAGCGATCGCAGATGATGCAATTTGCCACGCGTTTACAAGCTCTTTCAAGCAATGTTTTTGCTGATATGGACAGAGCTAAAGCTCAAGCCAAAGCATCGGGAAAAGAAATTATTGACTTGTCTTTAGGTTCTTCTGATTTACCTACCGCCAATCATGTTTTAAATGTTATCGCCCAATCTTTAAGCGATTGTGATACTCATGGTTATTTATTGTTTCATGGAACACAAGCTTTTCGTCAAGCAGCAGCCAAATGGTATAAAGAAAGATTTTCGGTAGAGATCGATCCAGAAACAGAAGTATTACCCCTAATTGGTTCTCAAGAAGGAACTGCTCATTTACCTTTAGCCATTCTCAATCCAGGTGATTTTGCTTTGTTGCTCGATCCTGGTTATCCTTCTCACGCTGGAGGAGTTTATTTGGCAGGTGGGCAAATTTATACCATGCCTTTACTCGCAGAAAAACGATTTTTGCCAATTTTTGCGGATATTCCTGAGACTATATTGGCTCAAACCAAAATGATGGTATTGAGTTATCCCCACAATCCTACTACTGCTACCGCCACTCTCGATTTCTTTCAAGAAGCAGTAGCTTTTTGCTTGCAACATAATTTGGTTTTAGTCCACGACTTTCCATATGTAGATTTAGTTTTTGCTGGAGAAAAACCACCTTCCGTTTTACAAGCCGATCCTAAAAAAGAAGTTTCCATTGAATTTTTTACCCTATCCAAATCTTACAATATGGGAGGATTTCGGATTGGTTATGCCAT from Stanieria cyanosphaera PCC 7437 encodes:
- a CDS encoding LmeA family phospholipid-binding protein, with amino-acid sequence MNQPDLGEQAISKAAEIGLSSQLDEAENLEVDLRTNPLDLMQGKLQSVEVEGEGLVMKKDLRAEELKIQTNEIGINTVKAAFGNIELTRPTDAKAQIVLNEADIERAFNSEYVKQKLQNLQIKSEDHSLTANINQVKFVLPEARKVSLEANLEIAETETTEKIAFSAVPRVSADGYSVALEEIQYPKDQNYASELTSALLDSVSEILDLRNFDLKEISLNLNKLEVQPGKMILVADARIENFPDGN
- a CDS encoding GAF domain-containing protein, translating into MNNSTLPETLNTIFEEQKDLDSTLAALMATTVKLLDCDRSFLYVRDPDTRLGKAAYCYCRDATIPDVTNEQWQSESPDLEKEDPMFAAALRCQPTIFVEDIETALPEVVNREFERKNFGHRALIHAHLCCNGKLWGILQPCIFSQPRIWTESDQKLITAIAHRTTPLVIEYVQRNLILIKGD
- a CDS encoding DUF3891 family protein, yielding MIVNLQSDGWEIIYHRAHALLAAQIAGAWHLEDAVPGIIDTIAAISHHDDLEKEWEENLLTPAGAPMDFTLEQQTPIPKLRKHIEDSLYRGRWVALLNSMHLCFINSQNDSPEVKKFIKEQQDLQAQWRKELGVKKEEAESAYRFMQWCDRLSLILCQNQLPENERSLEIDVGPNKKQYDVMQFNNGLVTVNPWPFNQDKFTVKVEVSHLSQIKFDSNADLKKALKTAPRNYRQWTFIKQNK
- a CDS encoding heavy metal translocating P-type ATPase, with amino-acid sequence MVKVSVQQEENRVQTSLKTIAFDVNGMKCAGCVKAVERQLQQHQGVISACVNLITEVAVVEYEAETIKPEKLAQKLTQTGFPTQLRTQTESVTEVVDKTAIKRKQQQQQQFWQLITAATLLFFSTIGHFHHLGLPAIPLLSNIWFHFGLATLALLIPGRSLLIDGWRSLWHKMPNMNTLVGLGTVSAYVASCIALFLPQLGWECFFDEPVMLLGFIFLGRTLEARAKHRASSALESLIALQPRIARLIGKQDSGTMGIEIPVEQVKLGEWLKVLPGEKIPVDGKIIAGTTTVDESMLTGEAIPLVKQPGEPVYGATINQTDVITLQVTRTGKATTLAQIIKLVEQAQTRKAPVQKLADTVAGYFAYGVITVASLTFLFWYLIGTQLYPEVLVTTSHTLGHHMVMTTSPLLLSLKLAIAVLVIACPCALGLATPTAILVGTSLGAERGILIKGGDVLEKVHQLNTIVFDKTGTLTQGCLQVTDCLTFGDLSSEALLQLAASVESASNHPLATAILAFAHQQELSLLKPTDIINQPGLGISAIVAGTRVYLGNDDWLSKNGIEISYEVATEVEKLFTQGKTVVYLAKEAQLLGLLALKDSLRPLAKQTIANLHKLGLEIIMLTGDRQEVAQKIATQLGIERVIAQVKPNEKAAVIKSLQSEKPNQIIAMVGDGINDAPALAQADLGITLQGSTDVALQAADLVLMSGNLWDLVEAIALSRSTVNKIKQNLIWALAYNVFAIPVAAGLLLPSFGLMLSPVVAAIAMASSSLLVVSNSLLLRNSHSRQNSLLG
- a CDS encoding FHA domain-containing protein, whose product is MNAKPVKHREDHVLIIIDGKGQKEIILIDQAYSLGRGQQCDIRINSQFVSRHHATLIKRIRDDGSDYYRIIDGDSTGKVSVNGLLVNGRKVLFHDLKDGDKVIFGPQVSAVYQHRQYDVFPTIPPDDPFDITLIDPAMIDGEEED
- a CDS encoding LL-diaminopimelate aminotransferase; this translates as MQFATRLQALSSNVFADMDRAKAQAKASGKEIIDLSLGSSDLPTANHVLNVIAQSLSDCDTHGYLLFHGTQAFRQAAAKWYKERFSVEIDPETEVLPLIGSQEGTAHLPLAILNPGDFALLLDPGYPSHAGGVYLAGGQIYTMPLLAEKRFLPIFADIPETILAQTKMMVLSYPHNPTTATATLDFFQEAVAFCLQHNLVLVHDFPYVDLVFAGEKPPSVLQADPKKEVSIEFFTLSKSYNMGGFRIGYAIGNAQLIKALRQIKAVVDFNQYQGILNGAIAALSGSQSSVQKTVNTFQERRDCFIDALKQIGWEVPTPSATMYVWAKLPKPWQNNSIDFCTKLVAETGVAVSPGAGFGKSGEGYVRFALVKKPEILQLATQKIAKFLQQNNQ